The genomic stretch CTGGGAGGCGTCGCGGCGCTCGCGCACGACGTGGTCATCACGCTGGGGCTTCTCTCGCTGACGAACCGCGAGATCACGCTGCAGATCGTCGCGGCCCTGCTCACGATCGTCGGGTACTCCATCAACGACACGATCGTGGTGTACGACCGGATCCGTGAGAACAGGAAGAAGATGTACGGGAAGAGCCTCGTGGACATCGTGAACAGGAGCGTGAACGAGACGCTCTCGAGGACGATCAATACGAGTCTGACGACGCTGCTCGTCCTCATCGCTCTCTACTTCCTCGGCGGCGAGGTCATCAGGGACTTCGCCTTCGCCCTCATGATCGGCATCATCGTCGGGACGTACTCGTCGGTCTACATCGCGACGCCGCTCGTGGTGGACTGGCAGCTCGCGCAGGACGCGCGGCGACGGAGCCGGCTCAAGGCCGCGGCCACGCGGGCGTAGGCGCGCGCCGGGAGTTCGGCGGCGCGCACGCGCCCCGCGCCAGGACGAGGGATGGGATACGGGACGGCGCTCTGACAGGCGCCGTCCCCGCGTTAGGTGAGCGGGTTGCGCGGGGCCGCGGAGTCGGCCATAGTGGTAGGGACACGAAGCCCGCGCGAGCGCGGTCGTGGAGGTCCGAGATGAGGCGACGGGTGCGCGCCCGCAGTGTGCGCGCCGCCGCGACGACGGTCGCGCTGGCGCTCGTCCTCGTCGGCTCTGCGGCAGGGCCGGCTCGGGCGGCCGGCGCCGGCGCCCGCGGGTTCACCGTCGCGCAGCTCAAGTACCGTGGCGGCGGTGACTGGTACGCGAACCCGAGCAGCCTTCCGAACCTCCTCGCCGCCGTCCGCGAGCGCGCGGGCATCGAGGTCGCCGCGAAGCCCGCGACCGTCTCGCCGACCGACGACGAGCTCTTCCTCCACCCGCTCATCTACATGACCGGGCACGGCCAGGTGTCGTTCAGCGACGAGGAAGCGGCCAGGCTCCGCGAGCACCTCAAGCGCGGCGGCTTCCTCTGGGCGGACGACAACTACGGCATGGACCGGTCGTTCCGGGCGGAGATCGCCCGGGTGTTGCCGGGCCAGCCGCTTGTCGAACTTCCGTTCGACCACCCGATCTACCGTTCGTTCTACGAGTTCCCCGACGGGCTGCCGAAGATCCACGAGCACGACGGCGGCCCCCCGCACGGGTACGGCATCTTCCTGGATGGGCGGCTCGTGGTCTTCTACAGCTTCAACACGGACATCGGGGACGGCATGGAGGACCCGGAGGTGCACGGCGATCCTCCGGAGAAGCGTGAGCAGGCCCTTCGGATGGGCGTGAACGTCGTGGTGTACGCGCTCACGCACTGAGTCCCTACGAGTCCCCCACGCGCGAGGTGCCTGTGGTCGCATCGCCGGCAGAACGGGGTCACGCGGAACTGCTGCGCCGCATCGCAGCGGCGGGGAGCCGCTGGAGGCGCCGCGCCGTGGCCGCCGGGGCCTGCCGCGCGCTCGCCATCGTCGTGCCCGCGCTCGCGGCCGAGGTCGCGCTGGACGCGTTCCTTCACCTGCCGGCGGGCGTGAGGGTCGCGTGGCTTGTCGGCGTCGCCGCGCTCGGCGCGTGGGCGGCGGGGCGCGTCGTGCGTCAGGCGCTCGCGCGCCTCGACCCCGTGAGGATCGCCGCTGAGATCGAGGCGCGGCACCCGGAGCTCGGCGAGACGATCGAGTCCGCGGCGGAGCTGTGGGAGAAGCGGGGCGCGGCGAAGCTCGGCTACTCGGTCGAGCTCATCGACGCCCTGATCGAGAAGGCGGTCGCCGACTCCGCGGGCATCGACTTCGCGACGGCGGGCGGCGACGCGGGTCTGCGCCGGTGGGGACGGCTCCTGGCGGCGGCCGCGGCGGTCTCGGCGGTCGCGCTCGCGCTGCCGGGCGCGAG from Candidatus Effluviviaceae Genus I sp. encodes the following:
- a CDS encoding DUF4159 domain-containing protein yields the protein MRRRVRARSVRAAATTVALALVLVGSAAGPARAAGAGARGFTVAQLKYRGGGDWYANPSSLPNLLAAVRERAGIEVAAKPATVSPTDDELFLHPLIYMTGHGQVSFSDEEAARLREHLKRGGFLWADDNYGMDRSFRAEIARVLPGQPLVELPFDHPIYRSFYEFPDGLPKIHEHDGGPPHGYGIFLDGRLVVFYSFNTDIGDGMEDPEVHGDPPEKREQALRMGVNVVVYALTH